A region of Halictus rubicundus isolate RS-2024b chromosome 17, iyHalRubi1_principal, whole genome shotgun sequence DNA encodes the following proteins:
- the LOC143362657 gene encoding uncharacterized protein LOC143362657 codes for MKMTFVRTLIVLSLIGPEVLGYPPQERLMPDGAPVPADAVQHEDSVASATNVDEEYDDWDIYMEPDATDHGSKEEEKERKEIEESQQEKAPDDAAAEAIEKTEKPALTVTTKTLAADQSAENTANAGGTDEESELENKSLETESQNFFPSFAELFANHRLSFNEQRYRPNRFLGYFQRDRSGYQTAAATTKDVQHPLLGSGNFGVIRGGTYYPEEKENDEYSADDSGYNPYYRGRANYYRNPKPQPIRGGDFFANFRDFADITAPPKSSFSHLSVVYANKNGSATGRISEPRNIIETLKMLEEEGQTNAEATTTTEVPRKKLSKGKRKLTKMKQYEEDKARRSRMSVEPLLALS; via the exons ATGGTGCGCCAGTACCGGCGGACGCTGTTCAACACGAG GACTCAGTGGCGTCCGCGACGAACGTGGACGAGGAGTACGACGACTGGGACATTTACATGGAGCCGGACGCGACGGATCACGGGAGCAAGGAGGAAGAGAAGGAGAGGAAGGAGATAGAAGAAAGCCAGCAGGAGAAAGCACCGGACGATGCAGCTGCGGAGGCGATCGAGAAGACGGAGAAACCGGCGTTGACCGTGACAACGAAGACGCTTGCTGCCGATCAGAGCGCGGAGAACACGGCGAACGCGGGAGGAACGGACGAGGAGTCGGAGCTGGAGAACAAAAGCCTGGAAACGGAGAGTCAAAACTTCTTTCCCTCGTTCGCGGAATTGTTCGCGAATCACAGGCTCTCGTTCAACGAGCAGCGCTACAGACCTAACAGGTTCTTAGGCTATTTCCAGCGGGATCGCAGCGGGTACCAGACGGCAGCGGCGACCACGAAGGACGTTCAACATCCGCTGTTAGGCTCCGGGAACTTCGGTGTCATCCGAGGAGGCACGTACTATCCCGAGGAGAAGGAGAACGACGAGTACTCCGCCGACGATTCCGGTTACAATCCGTACTATCGCGGCAGAGCGAACTACTATAGGAACCCTAAACCGCAGCCGATCAGGGGCGGCGATTTCTTCGCGAACTTCCGGGACTTCGCCGACATAACCGCTCCGCCGAAGTCCAGCTTCTCGCATCTGTCGGTGGTGTACGCGAACAAGAACGGCAGCGCGACCGGTCGCATCTCCGAGCCGAGGAACATCATCGAGACGCTGAAGATGTTGGAGGAGGAGGGCCAGACGAACGCCGAGGCGACCACCACGACCGAGGTGCCCAGGAAAAAGCTGAGCAAAGGCAAGAGGAAACTGACGAAGATGAAACAGTACGAGGAGGACAAGGCCAGGAGGTCTCGCATGAGCGTGGAGCCTTTGCTGGCGCTCAGCTGA